In Candidatus Roseilinea sp., one DNA window encodes the following:
- a CDS encoding amidohydrolase: protein MNLLLTNARVYTVNPRQPRASAIAIAGNRILAVGSDEDIEAIRLPDMQRLNMHGAFVLPGLIDAHLHLEHTGFAMQRVNVDEVPSVEEAVRRVRDRAARTPPGEWIEGWGWQQAIWGGRFPTSAQLDAATQAHPVALRAKSGHALWANSLALRIAGVTRETPDPAGGEIVRDAQGEPTGVLLESAMALVARVIPPPTPQQEEEATLLAMRAMNAAGLTGVHCMDGAGGIGTFNTYQRLREQGRSTLRICKQLPVEDLDAIIGAGLRSGFGDAWLRIGGIKIFADGALGPRTAWMIAPYEGEPGNYGIALYDSEQLVELVTKAHAHGLSATTHAIGDRANRAVLDAYARVTQDDRPPSPIRRPLRDRIEHAQVLHPDDVARFGRLGVIASVQPIHATQDMFMVDRYWGRRGRYAYAFRDLLNGGARLALGSDSPVETFDPLVGIHAAVTRRRRDGTPEGGWYPDQRLTIEEAIYGYTMGAAYAGYSEHELGSIEPGKLADLTVLSHDLTAIPPEDILNVKVERVMVDGKFRIGIEGQEK from the coding sequence ATGAACCTCCTCCTCACCAACGCCCGCGTTTATACGGTCAACCCGCGCCAGCCGCGCGCCTCGGCCATCGCCATCGCCGGCAACCGCATCCTCGCCGTCGGCAGCGATGAAGACATCGAGGCCATCCGGCTACCGGATATGCAGCGGCTGAACATGCACGGCGCGTTCGTGCTGCCCGGGCTGATTGACGCGCACTTGCACCTGGAACACACCGGCTTCGCTATGCAGCGCGTGAATGTGGACGAGGTGCCGAGTGTTGAGGAGGCCGTGCGCCGCGTGCGCGACCGCGCAGCACGGACACCCCCCGGCGAGTGGATCGAGGGCTGGGGCTGGCAGCAGGCCATCTGGGGCGGCCGGTTCCCGACATCGGCACAGCTCGACGCGGCGACGCAAGCGCACCCGGTCGCGTTGCGCGCCAAGAGCGGGCACGCGTTGTGGGCCAACTCGCTGGCGCTGCGCATCGCCGGCGTCACGCGCGAGACGCCCGATCCGGCCGGCGGTGAGATCGTGCGTGATGCACAAGGTGAACCGACCGGCGTGCTGCTCGAAAGCGCGATGGCGTTGGTTGCGCGAGTGATCCCCCCGCCCACGCCCCAGCAGGAGGAAGAAGCAACACTGTTGGCCATGCGCGCCATGAACGCGGCTGGCCTGACGGGCGTGCACTGCATGGATGGTGCGGGCGGCATCGGCACGTTCAACACCTACCAGCGCCTGCGCGAACAGGGGCGCAGCACGCTACGCATCTGCAAGCAGTTGCCGGTCGAGGACCTAGACGCGATCATCGGCGCCGGCCTGCGCAGCGGCTTCGGCGACGCCTGGCTGCGCATCGGTGGGATCAAAATCTTCGCTGATGGCGCGCTCGGCCCGCGAACCGCTTGGATGATCGCGCCTTATGAGGGCGAGCCGGGCAACTACGGGATTGCTTTGTATGACTCGGAGCAGCTCGTCGAGTTGGTAACGAAAGCACATGCGCACGGCTTGTCGGCCACCACGCACGCCATCGGCGACCGCGCCAATCGCGCCGTCCTGGATGCCTATGCGCGGGTGACGCAGGATGATCGTCCTCCGTCCCCCATCCGCCGTCCGTTGCGCGACCGCATCGAACACGCCCAGGTGCTCCACCCCGACGACGTCGCGCGCTTCGGCCGGCTCGGCGTGATCGCCTCGGTGCAGCCGATTCACGCCACGCAGGACATGTTCATGGTGGATCGCTACTGGGGACGGCGCGGGCGCTATGCCTACGCCTTCCGCGACTTGCTGAACGGCGGCGCACGGCTGGCGCTGGGCAGCGATTCGCCGGTGGAGACGTTCGATCCGCTGGTCGGCATCCACGCCGCTGTGACGCGTCGGCGCCGTGACGGCACGCCCGAAGGCGGCTGGTATCCCGATCAGCGTCTGACGATCGAAGAGGCGATCTACGGCTATACGATGGGCGCGGCCTACGCCGGCTATAGTGAGCACGAGCTTGGCTCGATCGAGCCGGGCAAGCTGGCCGATTTGACCGTGT